Proteins encoded within one genomic window of Mesorhizobium sp. AR10:
- a CDS encoding sulfite exporter TauE/SafE family protein, translating to MGIYLPIAELSVNVFVLLAMGAAVGFLSGMFGVGGGFLITPLLIFYNIPPAIAVATGANQVIASSFSGALSHMKRGTLDFKLGGVLLAGGIVGSTGGIFVFAFLRRLGQLDLFISLLYVVLLGTVGGLMLVESVNALRATRSGAAPVLKKSGQHNWIHRLPLKMRFRASKLFVSVIPVLGLGAGIGFLSSIMGVGGGFIMVPALIYLLKVPTNVVIGTSLFQIIFTSAYTTLVHSTTNQTVDVMLAFLLMAGGVAGAQYGAKAGQKLRGEQLRALLALLVLAVAIRLAIDLFVTPPNLYSLSGVGLN from the coding sequence GTGGGCATCTATCTCCCGATCGCGGAACTTTCCGTCAACGTCTTCGTGCTGCTGGCCATGGGCGCGGCGGTGGGATTTCTGTCGGGCATGTTCGGAGTGGGGGGCGGCTTTCTCATCACGCCGCTGCTGATCTTCTACAACATCCCGCCGGCGATCGCGGTCGCCACTGGCGCCAATCAGGTCATCGCCTCCTCCTTCTCCGGGGCCCTGTCGCACATGAAGCGCGGCACGCTCGACTTCAAGCTCGGTGGCGTGCTGCTGGCCGGCGGCATTGTCGGTTCCACCGGCGGCATCTTTGTCTTCGCCTTCCTGCGCCGGCTGGGCCAGCTCGACCTGTTCATCTCGCTGCTCTATGTCGTGCTGCTCGGCACTGTCGGCGGGCTGATGCTGGTCGAGAGCGTCAATGCGCTGCGCGCCACCCGCAGCGGTGCTGCACCCGTGCTGAAGAAGTCCGGCCAGCACAACTGGATCCACCGGCTGCCGCTGAAGATGCGCTTCAGGGCGTCGAAGCTGTTCGTCAGCGTCATCCCGGTGCTTGGCCTGGGCGCCGGCATCGGCTTCCTGTCGTCGATCATGGGCGTCGGCGGCGGCTTCATCATGGTGCCGGCGCTGATCTACCTCCTGAAAGTGCCGACCAACGTCGTCATAGGCACCTCGCTGTTCCAGATCATCTTCACCTCGGCCTATACCACGCTGGTCCACTCCACGACCAACCAGACGGTCGACGTCATGCTCGCCTTCCTGTTGATGGCAGGCGGCGTCGCAGGCGCGCAATATGGCGCCAAGGCCGGGCAGAAGTTGCGCGGCGAACAGCTCAGGGCGCTGCTGGCGTTGCTGGTGCTGGCGGTTGCCATCCGGCTTGCCATCGATCTCTTCGTCACACCGCCCAACCTCTATTCGCTGTCCGGCGTGGGCCTGAACTGA
- a CDS encoding TIGR02186 family protein, giving the protein MAELRTFVAAAFLSLLAAGSPGQAQTPMESIQIGLSTDAVSITADFSGADLTIFGSLENADPLVARQGRYDVIVVLEGPARPVVVRRKDRVLGIWVNLESETFENVPMSYSVATTRPLQDITEPNSYKQLSLGASNLYMKPADAGDSPATIAEFTTALRERKSATGLYSENVGGVQFLSQNLFRATVRLAPNVPVGTHKARAFLFKSGLFIKESSAQLEIRKSGFEQSIFRAAHDYSFLYGVFAVSLAMLTGWLGRLIFRRD; this is encoded by the coding sequence ATGGCGGAGCTGAGGACGTTCGTGGCCGCTGCTTTCCTGTCGCTTCTCGCCGCGGGGTCGCCGGGGCAAGCGCAGACGCCGATGGAAAGCATCCAGATCGGCCTGTCTACCGACGCCGTGTCGATCACCGCCGACTTCTCCGGCGCCGACCTCACCATCTTCGGCTCGCTGGAAAACGCCGACCCGCTGGTCGCACGCCAGGGACGCTATGATGTCATCGTCGTGCTCGAAGGCCCGGCCCGGCCGGTTGTCGTGCGTCGCAAGGACCGGGTGCTCGGCATCTGGGTCAACCTGGAGTCGGAGACCTTCGAGAACGTACCGATGTCCTATTCCGTGGCGACGACGCGGCCGCTCCAGGACATCACCGAACCGAACAGCTACAAGCAACTGTCGCTCGGCGCCTCCAACCTCTACATGAAGCCGGCCGACGCCGGCGACAGCCCGGCGACGATCGCGGAATTCACCACAGCACTGCGCGAGCGCAAGTCGGCAACCGGCCTCTACAGCGAGAATGTCGGCGGCGTGCAGTTCCTGTCGCAGAACCTGTTCCGCGCCACGGTCAGGCTCGCCCCCAACGTTCCGGTCGGCACCCACAAGGCTCGCGCCTTCCTGTTCAAGAGTGGTTTGTTCATCAAGGAAAGCTCCGCCCAGCTCGAAATCCGCAAGTCCGGTTTCGAACAGTCGATCTTCCGTGCCGCGCACGACTATTCATTTCTCTACGGCGTCTTTGCCGTATCGCTGGCCATGCTGACTGGTTGGCTCGGAAGGCTGATCTTCAGACGAGATTAG
- a CDS encoding Hsp70 family protein has protein sequence MRPAFGGIDFGTSNSTVGVVSNGQPRLVALEDGQVTLPSAVFFNFEDNRTYFGRGAIANYTDSIEGRLMRSLKSVLGSSLAHEKTRIKSRSIGFMEIVGLFVGHLKKRLDEHAHDTVESVVLGRPVQFVDDDAEADAKAQGELETAARAQGFKHIAFQFEPIAAALDYEQKVTREELALIVDMGGGTSDFSVVRVSPQRARALDRKDDILASRGIHIGGTDFDRLLSIAHVMPQLGYLSPTKDGKRNLPASYFIDLATWQRINLVYTAKAMTHLRQIRYEAERADLVDRFIHIVEHRYGHALAALVERAKIELTDQLSAHVAVALPGVEFAAEITRGGLEATIARDIERVTATVAQTIRDAQVKPAEITAVFLTGGSTAIPLARQQILGLLPQASVIEGDMFGSVGLGLALDAQRKFG, from the coding sequence ATGCGACCAGCATTCGGCGGTATCGACTTCGGCACGTCAAATTCCACCGTCGGTGTGGTCAGCAACGGCCAGCCGCGGCTTGTGGCGCTGGAAGACGGCCAGGTGACACTGCCCAGTGCGGTGTTCTTCAACTTCGAGGACAACCGCACCTATTTCGGGCGTGGCGCCATCGCCAACTACACCGACAGCATCGAAGGCCGCCTGATGCGCTCGCTGAAGAGCGTGCTCGGCAGTTCGCTCGCCCATGAAAAGACGCGCATCAAATCTCGCTCGATCGGCTTCATGGAGATCGTCGGCCTGTTCGTCGGCCATCTGAAGAAGAGGCTGGACGAGCACGCCCATGACACAGTCGAGAGCGTCGTGCTCGGCCGTCCCGTGCAGTTTGTCGACGACGATGCCGAGGCCGACGCAAAGGCCCAGGGTGAGCTCGAAACCGCAGCACGCGCCCAGGGTTTCAAACATATCGCTTTCCAGTTCGAACCGATCGCGGCTGCACTCGACTACGAGCAGAAGGTTACGCGCGAAGAACTGGCGTTGATCGTCGACATGGGCGGCGGCACGTCAGACTTCTCGGTCGTGCGGGTCTCGCCGCAACGCGCGCGCGCCCTCGACCGCAAGGATGACATCCTGGCCAGCCGCGGCATCCACATCGGCGGCACCGACTTCGACCGGCTGCTGAGCATCGCCCATGTGATGCCGCAACTCGGCTATCTCTCGCCGACAAAGGACGGCAAGCGCAATTTGCCGGCCAGCTATTTCATCGACCTGGCGACATGGCAGCGCATCAACCTGGTCTACACCGCCAAAGCGATGACGCATCTGCGCCAGATCCGCTACGAGGCGGAACGCGCCGACCTGGTCGACCGCTTCATCCACATTGTCGAACATCGTTATGGCCACGCGCTGGCCGCTCTGGTCGAAAGGGCCAAGATCGAGCTGACGGATCAACTGTCCGCGCATGTCGCGGTTGCTCTGCCTGGGGTGGAGTTCGCGGCTGAAATTACCCGCGGCGGACTCGAGGCCACGATCGCGAGGGACATCGAGCGGGTCACCGCCACGGTCGCGCAGACCATTCGGGATGCTCAAGTGAAGCCCGCAGAGATCACGGCGGTGTTCCTGACCGGCGGATCGACGGCAATACCACTGGCCCGGCAGCAGATCCTGGGGCTGCTGCCGCAGGCGTCCGTCATCGAAGGCGACATGTTCGGCTCGGTAGGACTTGGGCTGGCGCTGGACGCACAGCGGAAGTTCGGCTGA
- a CDS encoding LysR family transcriptional regulator, with amino-acid sequence MTLDQLRIFVAVAERGHMTKAAELLGISQSAASAAIRSLEQQHGVKLFNRVGRNIELAQTGLRFLPEAKAVLERAAAANNVLEHVSQTISGSLSIAASQTIASYWLPRRLATFHEAYPAVRLSVTIGNTRQVETNVLDGTADFGLVEGRTESDILRRAKVDVDRMMLVVARSHPHFAEVARGRPDIRGLRWIIREAGSGTREVLEDVASREGISFAELQIFLVLPSNEAIRQAVEAGAGATIISELVVARAVAEGSLRSVPIDLPKRDFAMITHRDRQASLAQMALKAHLGAKLPE; translated from the coding sequence ATGACACTTGACCAGTTGCGCATCTTCGTCGCGGTCGCCGAGCGCGGGCATATGACCAAGGCGGCCGAGTTGCTGGGTATTTCCCAGTCGGCGGCTTCGGCCGCCATCCGCTCACTTGAACAGCAGCACGGCGTCAAGCTGTTCAACCGGGTCGGCCGCAACATCGAGCTGGCCCAGACCGGGCTCAGGTTCCTGCCCGAGGCCAAGGCCGTCCTCGAACGGGCGGCGGCTGCCAACAATGTGCTGGAACATGTCTCGCAGACGATATCAGGCAGCCTTTCGATCGCCGCCAGCCAGACGATCGCCAGCTACTGGCTGCCACGCCGGCTGGCCACCTTCCACGAAGCTTATCCCGCCGTCAGGCTGAGCGTCACCATCGGTAACACCAGGCAGGTAGAGACCAATGTCCTCGATGGCACGGCGGACTTCGGCCTGGTCGAGGGGCGCACAGAATCCGACATCCTCCGGCGCGCCAAAGTCGACGTCGATCGCATGATGCTGGTCGTGGCGCGTTCGCATCCACACTTCGCCGAAGTCGCGCGCGGGCGTCCCGATATCAGGGGGCTACGCTGGATCATCCGCGAAGCTGGCTCGGGCACGCGCGAGGTGCTGGAGGATGTTGCAAGCCGCGAGGGGATTTCGTTCGCCGAGCTGCAGATTTTCCTGGTGCTGCCGAGCAATGAGGCCATTCGCCAGGCGGTCGAGGCCGGCGCCGGCGCCACGATCATTTCGGAGCTCGTCGTCGCGCGCGCGGTTGCCGAGGGCAGCCTGCGATCGGTACCGATCGACCTGCCGAAGAGGGATTTCGCCATGATCACGCATCGCGACCGGCAGGCGAGCCTGGCACAGATGGCGCTCAAGGCGCATCTGGGGGCGAAGCTGCCGGAGTAG